Proteins from one Mus caroli chromosome 3, CAROLI_EIJ_v1.1, whole genome shotgun sequence genomic window:
- the Txnip gene encoding thioredoxin-interacting protein isoform X2, with translation MVMFKKIKSFEVVFNDPEKVYGSGEKVAGRVIVEVCEVTRVKAVRILACGVAKVLWMQGSQQCKQTLDYLRYEDTLLLEEQPTGENEMVIMRPGNKYEYKFGFELPHGPLGTSFKGKYGCVDYWVKAFLDRPSQPTQEAKKNFEVMDLVDVNTPDLMAPVSAKKEKKVSCMFIPDGRVSVSARIDRKGFCEGDDISIHADFENTCSRIVVPKAAIVARHTYLANGQTKVFTQKLSSVRGNHIISGTCASWRGKSLRVQKIRPSILGCNILKVEYSLLIYVSVPGSKKVILDLPLVIGSRSGLSSRTSSMASRTSSEMSWIDLNIPDTPEAPPCYMDIIPEDHRLESPTTPLLDDVDDSQDSPIFMYAPEFQFMPPPTYTEVDPCVLNNNNVQ, from the exons ATGGTGATGTTCAAGAAGATCAAGTCTTTTGAGGTGGTCTTCAACGACCCCGAGAAGGTGTACGGCAGCGGGGAGAAGGTGGCCGGCCGGGTGATAGTGGAAGTGTGTGAAGTTACCCGAGTCAAAGCCGTCAGGATCCTGGCTTGCGGCGTGGCCAAGGTCCTGTGGATGCAAGGGTCTCAGCAGTGCAAACAGACTTTGGACTACCTGCGCTATGAAGACACACTTCTCCTAGAAGAGCAGCCTACAG GTGAGAATGAGATGGTGATCATGAGGCCTGGAAACAAATACGAGTACAAGTTCGGCTTCGAGCTTCCTCACGG GCCCCTGGGAacatcttttaaaggaaaatatggcTGCGTAGACTACTGGGTGAAGGCTTTTCTCGATCGCCCCAGCCAGCCAactcaagaggcaaagaaaaACTTCGAAGTGATGGATCTAGTGGATGTCAATACCCCTGACTTAATG GCACCAGTGTCTGccaaaaaggagaagaaagtttCCTGCATGTTCATCCCTGATGGGCGTGTGTCAGTCTCTGCTCGAATTGACAGAAAGGGATTCTGTGAAG GTGATGACATCTCCATCCATGCTGACTTTGAGAACACTTGCTCCCGAATCGTGGTCCCCAAAGCCGCTATTGTGGCCCGACACACTTACCTTGCCAATGGCCAGACCAAAGTGTTCACTCAGAAGCTGTCCTCGGTCAGAGGCAATCACATTATCTCAGGGACGTGCGCATCGTGGCGTGGCAAGAGCCTCAGAGTGCAGAAGATCAGACCATCCATCCTGGGCTGCAACATCCTCAAAGTCGAATACTCCTTGCTG ATCTACGTCAGTGTCCCTGGCTCCAAGAAAGTCATCCTGGATCTACCCCTAGTGATTGGCAGCAGGTCGGGTCTGAGCAGCCGGACATCCAGCATGGCCAGCCGGACGAGCTCTGAGATGAGCTGGATAGACCTAAACATCCCAGATACCCCAGAAG CTCCTCCTTGCTATATGGACATCATTCCTGAAGATCACAGACTAGAGAGCCCCACCACCCCTCTGCTGGACGATGTGGACGACTCTCAAGACAGCCCTATCTTTATGTACGCCCCTGAGTTCCAGTTCATGCCCCCACCCACTTACACTGAG GTGGATCCGTGCGTCCTTAACAACAACAACGTGCAGTGA
- the Txnip gene encoding thioredoxin-interacting protein isoform X1 — MVMFKKIKSFEVVFNDPEKVYGSGEKVAGRVIVEVCEVTRVKAVRILACGVAKVLWMQGSQQCKQTLDYLRYEDTLLLEEQPTAGENEMVIMRPGNKYEYKFGFELPHGPLGTSFKGKYGCVDYWVKAFLDRPSQPTQEAKKNFEVMDLVDVNTPDLMAPVSAKKEKKVSCMFIPDGRVSVSARIDRKGFCEGDDISIHADFENTCSRIVVPKAAIVARHTYLANGQTKVFTQKLSSVRGNHIISGTCASWRGKSLRVQKIRPSILGCNILKVEYSLLIYVSVPGSKKVILDLPLVIGSRSGLSSRTSSMASRTSSEMSWIDLNIPDTPEAPPCYMDIIPEDHRLESPTTPLLDDVDDSQDSPIFMYAPEFQFMPPPTYTEVDPCVLNNNNVQ, encoded by the exons ATGGTGATGTTCAAGAAGATCAAGTCTTTTGAGGTGGTCTTCAACGACCCCGAGAAGGTGTACGGCAGCGGGGAGAAGGTGGCCGGCCGGGTGATAGTGGAAGTGTGTGAAGTTACCCGAGTCAAAGCCGTCAGGATCCTGGCTTGCGGCGTGGCCAAGGTCCTGTGGATGCAAGGGTCTCAGCAGTGCAAACAGACTTTGGACTACCTGCGCTATGAAGACACACTTCTCCTAGAAGAGCAGCCTACAG CAGGTGAGAATGAGATGGTGATCATGAGGCCTGGAAACAAATACGAGTACAAGTTCGGCTTCGAGCTTCCTCACGG GCCCCTGGGAacatcttttaaaggaaaatatggcTGCGTAGACTACTGGGTGAAGGCTTTTCTCGATCGCCCCAGCCAGCCAactcaagaggcaaagaaaaACTTCGAAGTGATGGATCTAGTGGATGTCAATACCCCTGACTTAATG GCACCAGTGTCTGccaaaaaggagaagaaagtttCCTGCATGTTCATCCCTGATGGGCGTGTGTCAGTCTCTGCTCGAATTGACAGAAAGGGATTCTGTGAAG GTGATGACATCTCCATCCATGCTGACTTTGAGAACACTTGCTCCCGAATCGTGGTCCCCAAAGCCGCTATTGTGGCCCGACACACTTACCTTGCCAATGGCCAGACCAAAGTGTTCACTCAGAAGCTGTCCTCGGTCAGAGGCAATCACATTATCTCAGGGACGTGCGCATCGTGGCGTGGCAAGAGCCTCAGAGTGCAGAAGATCAGACCATCCATCCTGGGCTGCAACATCCTCAAAGTCGAATACTCCTTGCTG ATCTACGTCAGTGTCCCTGGCTCCAAGAAAGTCATCCTGGATCTACCCCTAGTGATTGGCAGCAGGTCGGGTCTGAGCAGCCGGACATCCAGCATGGCCAGCCGGACGAGCTCTGAGATGAGCTGGATAGACCTAAACATCCCAGATACCCCAGAAG CTCCTCCTTGCTATATGGACATCATTCCTGAAGATCACAGACTAGAGAGCCCCACCACCCCTCTGCTGGACGATGTGGACGACTCTCAAGACAGCCCTATCTTTATGTACGCCCCTGAGTTCCAGTTCATGCCCCCACCCACTTACACTGAG GTGGATCCGTGCGTCCTTAACAACAACAACGTGCAGTGA